A window of the Dyadobacter pollutisoli genome harbors these coding sequences:
- a CDS encoding endonuclease/exonuclease/phosphatase family protein, producing the protein MKKITLLLALLFALAETSFAQKNTINLATYNLRYNTANDGVNAWPNRKENVKGLIQFHEFDLFGVQEALIGQLRDVVELKDFAFIGKGRDDGQEGGEHSAIFYRKDRFKLLNSGDFWLSETPDKPGKGWDATCCNRICSWGKFQDLKSKKEFFFFNVHFDHQGVEARRQSGHLMVKKINEIAGKSTVLLTGDFNSTPDTEQIKTISNLLNDAHNVTKQAPYGPEGTFNSFKFDAPMDKRIDYIFVSKNIDVLKYGVLTDAKEQRYPSDHQPVVAKIEIK; encoded by the coding sequence ATGAAAAAAATTACCCTTTTGCTGGCATTGCTTTTCGCATTGGCCGAAACATCATTTGCACAAAAAAACACAATCAATCTGGCCACCTACAACCTGCGCTACAACACTGCCAACGATGGCGTAAATGCCTGGCCAAACCGTAAGGAAAACGTCAAAGGCCTCATTCAATTTCACGAATTCGATTTGTTTGGCGTACAGGAAGCACTGATCGGCCAGCTGAGGGATGTGGTCGAGTTGAAAGATTTCGCATTCATAGGAAAAGGTCGTGACGATGGTCAGGAAGGTGGCGAACATTCTGCGATATTTTATAGGAAAGACCGTTTCAAATTGCTTAACTCAGGAGATTTCTGGCTTAGCGAAACGCCGGATAAGCCGGGAAAAGGCTGGGATGCAACCTGCTGCAATCGGATTTGCTCGTGGGGAAAATTTCAGGATTTGAAAAGTAAAAAAGAGTTCTTCTTTTTCAATGTACATTTCGATCACCAGGGTGTAGAAGCGCGCCGCCAGTCGGGGCATTTGATGGTAAAAAAGATTAATGAAATCGCGGGAAAATCCACCGTTCTGCTAACCGGTGATTTCAATTCCACCCCTGACACCGAGCAGATCAAAACGATCAGTAACCTGCTTAATGACGCGCATAACGTTACCAAGCAAGCACCATATGGCCCGGAAGGAACATTCAACAGCTTCAAATTCGATGCGCCAATGGACAAACGGATCGATTACATTTTTGTGAGCAAGAATATTGACGTACTCAAATACGG
- a CDS encoding metallophosphoesterase family protein: MLSDRRSFLEKMSQIGALSLLPLSASQAGDALPVEEKNHFVAGPYLQNMGTNEVTIMWITHKNCFSWVEYGAGTYTSKREFGYNNGLIEANNRINKVTLTGLNAGTEHKYKIVSTEVTGYKGSKVEFGETIASPLYGFKTWGENEDEFKMVIFNDIHDRPQIIPQLLYRHGYTGNTRDYDFVVFNGDCFDWVTEEQQMVDHLIKPSVDIFATEFPFLLTQGNHECRGSFSRHIPEYYAYPDQKYYFAFTRGPVRFVVLDSGEDKTDDSVEYGGLSAFDRYREVQKKWLEKEVESAEFKKADFRIVLIHISPYHSGDWHGTLHCREMFGPILNKSKIDLQISGHTHRYMTHEPDATHNYPIVIGGGPLEGKRTLIKLHVTRKQLDMKMIRDDGEVVGKFLIPKKGK, from the coding sequence ATGCTTTCAGACAGAAGGTCGTTTCTTGAAAAAATGTCACAGATAGGGGCGCTGAGCTTGTTGCCCCTGTCAGCTTCCCAGGCCGGAGATGCATTGCCGGTTGAAGAAAAAAATCATTTTGTAGCCGGGCCTTACCTGCAAAATATGGGCACCAATGAGGTGACCATTATGTGGATCACCCATAAAAACTGTTTCAGCTGGGTGGAATACGGTGCCGGTACTTACACGAGCAAACGCGAATTTGGCTATAATAATGGTCTGATCGAGGCCAATAACCGCATCAATAAAGTTACATTGACCGGCCTTAATGCAGGAACGGAGCACAAGTACAAGATCGTTTCGACTGAGGTGACAGGTTACAAAGGCTCCAAAGTAGAGTTCGGAGAAACCATTGCCAGCCCATTGTACGGCTTCAAAACGTGGGGCGAAAATGAAGACGAGTTTAAAATGGTGATCTTCAATGACATTCATGACCGGCCTCAGATCATTCCGCAGCTGCTTTATCGCCACGGGTATACTGGCAACACCCGCGACTACGATTTTGTAGTGTTTAATGGCGACTGCTTTGACTGGGTTACAGAGGAACAGCAAATGGTAGACCACCTGATCAAGCCTTCTGTGGATATTTTTGCGACCGAGTTTCCGTTCTTGCTCACTCAGGGAAACCATGAGTGCCGGGGAAGTTTTTCACGGCACATTCCCGAATACTATGCTTACCCCGACCAGAAATACTATTTCGCATTCACTCGCGGCCCCGTCAGGTTTGTAGTACTGGATTCGGGTGAGGACAAAACGGATGACAGCGTCGAATATGGCGGGTTATCCGCATTTGACCGGTACCGGGAAGTTCAGAAAAAGTGGCTTGAAAAAGAGGTGGAATCCGCAGAGTTCAAAAAAGCAGATTTCCGCATTGTTTTGATCCACATTTCGCCCTACCATTCCGGCGACTGGCATGGTACATTGCATTGCCGAGAAATGTTCGGGCCGATTTTGAACAAGTCAAAAATTGACCTGCAAATCTCCGGGCATACGCACCGGTATATGACACACGAGCCCGACGCAACCCACAACTACCCGATCGTAATCGGTGGTGGCCCGCTGGAAGGTAAACGCACATTGATCAAACTACATGTTACCAGGAAACAGCTGGATATGAAAATGATCCGTGACGACGGCGAAGTTGTAGGCAAATTTTTGATCCCAAAGAAAGGAAAATAG